Proteins encoded by one window of Bradyrhizobium sp. B097:
- a CDS encoding SDR family oxidoreductase, whose protein sequence is MDLGLKGRNAIVLGGTRGIGRAIAATLAGEGVGVAVCARNAEQVASSVAELKAAGVRVTGAAVDITDSAALTSWIAGAATELGSIDMMFSNAGAMAQGGDPASWEQNFRLDVLGAVNAFEAARPFLEASGETTGDAAFIIISSISAAQADRAGSYGPIKAALVHMAKGLARQYAAKKIRVNVVSPGTVYFKGGIWNMVEQNTPKIYQDALARNPTGRMATPQEIANAAVFLASPASSFTTGSNLVVDGAISNRVNF, encoded by the coding sequence ATGGATCTGGGTTTGAAGGGACGAAACGCCATCGTGCTCGGCGGCACGCGCGGCATCGGGCGGGCCATTGCGGCGACGCTGGCGGGCGAAGGCGTCGGCGTCGCGGTCTGTGCGCGCAATGCCGAGCAGGTTGCTTCCAGCGTTGCCGAGCTGAAGGCTGCCGGCGTGCGCGTCACCGGCGCCGCCGTCGATATCACCGACAGCGCGGCGCTGACATCGTGGATCGCCGGCGCAGCAACCGAATTGGGCAGCATCGACATGATGTTCTCCAATGCAGGCGCGATGGCGCAAGGCGGCGATCCGGCATCGTGGGAGCAGAATTTCCGGCTCGACGTGCTCGGCGCGGTGAACGCGTTCGAGGCAGCGCGCCCGTTCCTCGAAGCGAGCGGCGAGACAACCGGCGATGCGGCCTTCATCATCATCTCGTCGATCTCGGCCGCGCAAGCGGATCGTGCCGGCTCCTACGGCCCGATCAAGGCGGCGCTGGTGCACATGGCGAAGGGACTGGCGCGGCAATACGCGGCAAAGAAAATTCGCGTCAACGTGGTGTCGCCGGGCACTGTGTATTTCAAGGGCGGCATCTGGAACATGGTCGAGCAGAACACGCCGAAGATTTATCAGGACGCGCTGGCCCGCAACCCGACCGGCCGCATGGCGACGCCGCAGGAGATCGCCAACGCCGCGGTGTTTTTGGCGAGCCCGGCCTCCTCGTTCACGACCGGCTCGAACCTCGTGGTCGACGGCGCGATCTCGAACCGGGTGAATTTTTAG
- a CDS encoding heme-binding protein: MRYFTALIGAAWVVLATATGALAQVPPNPDNPNDVVADALTPPPYGEPINLETAKKVAAAAVAETQKRNWNAFCIAIVNPSGDLVYFERQDNCQYASVGVSQHKARTATRYRRPTLVFETLIGKGPYFAYLTTLDDVVASRGGNLLMVDGKIVGAIGVSGGSGAQDNVISLAGQASLK; the protein is encoded by the coding sequence ATGCGTTATTTCACTGCGCTCATCGGCGCGGCATGGGTGGTGCTCGCTACCGCCACCGGCGCGTTGGCCCAGGTGCCGCCCAATCCCGACAATCCGAATGACGTGGTCGCCGATGCCCTGACGCCGCCGCCCTATGGCGAACCGATCAATCTGGAGACCGCCAAGAAGGTCGCCGCCGCAGCGGTTGCCGAGACGCAAAAGCGAAACTGGAACGCGTTCTGCATCGCGATCGTCAATCCGAGCGGCGACCTCGTCTATTTCGAGAGGCAGGACAATTGCCAGTATGCCTCGGTCGGGGTCTCCCAGCACAAGGCGCGCACCGCAACCCGTTATCGCCGCCCCACGCTGGTGTTCGAAACGCTGATCGGCAAGGGGCCGTATTTCGCCTATCTCACCACGCTCGATGACGTCGTCGCCTCGCGTGGCGGCAATCTGCTGATGGTCGACGGCAAGATCGTCGGCGCCATCGGTGTCAGCGGCGGCTCCGGCGCGCAGGACAACGTGATCTCGCTCGCCGGCCAGGCTTCGTTGAAGTGA
- a CDS encoding efflux RND transporter periplasmic adaptor subunit — MLKEFTKRMQSFSRPRLLVATAVLVVACAGAYGYTLFGSDKQAPSEVSSQSRKGGTRYAPSPAEWASLTFQTVAEHTFRSELVTEGKIGIDEDRSTPVYSPYTGRVTRLLVRPGDTVVKGQPLFVIEAADTVQAQNDYVAAMTGLNKAQSALDLAQIQEKRAKDLSEGKAIPLKDYQTAQAALVQAQNDARSAQTLLEAAQNKLHILGFGDEAITTLQQKGRLNPETTVFAPIGGTVVQRKAGPGQYVSTGASDPVYVIGDLSTVWLIAFVRESDADNVAVGQDLSFSVMALPGKVLNARVNYVAAAIDATSRRLLVRATIDNADNRLKPEMFANVTLYSKGDHPAVGVPKQALIYEGDQVRVWIAKADDKTIELRQIKPGLVNGDLVEVAGNLKPGEQIVTKGSLFIDRAASGT; from the coding sequence ATGCTGAAAGAGTTTACCAAGAGAATGCAGAGCTTTAGCCGCCCGCGGCTGCTCGTGGCCACTGCGGTGCTGGTGGTCGCCTGCGCGGGCGCCTATGGCTACACGCTTTTCGGCTCGGACAAGCAGGCACCGTCGGAGGTCTCCAGCCAGTCCCGCAAGGGGGGCACGCGCTATGCGCCGTCGCCCGCCGAGTGGGCCAGCCTGACCTTCCAGACCGTGGCCGAGCACACCTTCCGCTCCGAGCTGGTAACCGAGGGCAAGATCGGGATCGACGAGGACCGCTCCACTCCGGTCTACTCGCCCTATACCGGGCGGGTGACCCGCCTCCTGGTGCGGCCGGGCGATACCGTGGTGAAGGGGCAGCCGCTGTTCGTGATCGAAGCGGCCGACACCGTGCAGGCGCAGAACGACTACGTCGCCGCGATGACCGGCCTCAACAAGGCCCAGTCGGCGCTCGACCTGGCCCAGATCCAGGAGAAGCGCGCCAAGGACCTGTCCGAGGGCAAGGCGATCCCGCTGAAGGATTATCAGACTGCACAGGCGGCGCTGGTGCAGGCGCAGAACGATGCGCGCTCGGCGCAGACGCTGCTGGAAGCCGCGCAGAACAAGCTGCACATCCTCGGTTTCGGCGACGAAGCCATCACGACCTTGCAGCAGAAGGGCCGCCTCAATCCGGAGACGACGGTGTTCGCGCCGATCGGCGGCACCGTCGTTCAGCGCAAGGCCGGTCCCGGCCAGTATGTCTCGACCGGCGCCAGCGATCCGGTCTATGTGATCGGCGATCTCTCGACGGTCTGGCTGATCGCCTTCGTCCGCGAATCCGACGCCGACAATGTCGCGGTCGGGCAGGACCTCAGCTTCAGCGTGATGGCGCTGCCGGGCAAGGTGCTGAACGCCCGGGTCAACTATGTCGCCGCCGCGATCGACGCGACCTCGCGCCGGCTGCTGGTCCGCGCCACCATCGACAACGCCGACAATCGGCTGAAGCCCGAGATGTTCGCCAATGTGACGCTGTATTCGAAGGGCGACCACCCGGCGGTCGGCGTGCCGAAACAGGCGCTGATCTACGAGGGCGATCAGGTTCGGGTCTGGATCGCGAAGGCCGACGACAAGACCATCGAGCTGCGCCAGATCAAGCCCGGCCTCGTCAATGGCGACCTCGTCGAGGTCGCCGGCAATCTCAAGCCGGGCGAGCAGATCGTGACGAAGGGAAGCCTCTTCATCGACCGCGCCGCGTCAGGTACCTAG
- a CDS encoding CoA transferase has translation MQDIREILSDVWTGTGGAPSALDAVALTGSEPQLPSSFRVAAAAQVPIAAAGLAAAEIWKARSGEPQDVAVDLRHAVVECRSERYLRVDDKPPPPAWDKIAGVYRVRDNRFVRLHTNFPHHRDAVCKVLGCSAERDEVQAALLQWDGEAFETAAYAASGVVALMRSYDEWSATPHAGELARLPLISIEKIGEAAPKPWPAGERPLAGIRVLDLSRVIAGPVAGRTLAAHGADVLLISGPDLPAIPWLTIDTGRGKLTSFLELRSEEGRGVMRGLVAQADILSQGYRPQAIARLGFSPEDAARINPGIVYVTLSAYGHAGPWADRRGFDSLVQTTTGFNHAEGQAAGVDGPKELPAQMLDHATGYFMAFGAMMAKARQAREGGSWHVRVSLAQTGRWLWNLGRLEGGLATEDLKADAVLPFIERLQSGFGTLSSVRHAAVLSRTPAHWSRPAMPLGSHPPEFPAPEFPAPEFPG, from the coding sequence ATGCAGGACATCCGTGAAATCCTTTCCGATGTCTGGACCGGCACCGGCGGCGCGCCGTCCGCGCTCGACGCGGTCGCCCTGACCGGCAGCGAGCCGCAATTGCCGTCGTCGTTTCGGGTCGCAGCGGCGGCGCAGGTACCGATTGCCGCGGCGGGCCTTGCGGCGGCCGAGATCTGGAAAGCCCGCAGCGGCGAGCCGCAGGACGTCGCGGTCGACCTGCGCCATGCCGTCGTCGAATGCCGCAGCGAGCGTTATCTGCGGGTCGACGACAAGCCGCCGCCGCCGGCCTGGGACAAGATCGCCGGCGTCTACCGTGTCCGCGACAACCGCTTCGTCCGCCTGCACACCAATTTCCCGCATCACCGCGACGCCGTCTGCAAGGTGCTCGGCTGCAGCGCCGAGCGCGACGAGGTGCAGGCCGCGCTGCTGCAATGGGACGGCGAGGCGTTCGAGACCGCGGCCTATGCCGCCAGCGGCGTCGTCGCCTTGATGCGCTCATATGACGAGTGGTCAGCGACGCCGCATGCAGGAGAACTTGCACGACTGCCGCTGATCTCGATCGAGAAGATCGGCGAAGCCGCGCCAAAGCCGTGGCCCGCGGGGGAGCGGCCGCTGGCCGGCATCCGGGTGCTCGACCTGTCGCGCGTGATCGCCGGTCCCGTCGCCGGCCGCACGCTCGCCGCGCATGGCGCCGACGTGCTCCTGATCTCCGGCCCCGATCTGCCAGCGATCCCCTGGCTCACCATCGACACCGGCCGCGGCAAGCTGACGAGCTTTCTCGAGCTGCGCAGTGAGGAGGGGCGGGGCGTAATGCGTGGTCTCGTGGCGCAGGCCGATATTCTCTCGCAGGGCTATCGCCCGCAGGCGATTGCGCGGCTCGGTTTCTCGCCTGAGGACGCGGCGCGCATCAATCCCGGGATCGTCTATGTGACACTCTCGGCCTATGGCCATGCCGGTCCGTGGGCGGACCGCCGCGGCTTCGACTCGCTGGTGCAGACCACGACCGGCTTCAATCATGCGGAGGGGCAGGCCGCCGGCGTCGACGGACCGAAGGAATTGCCGGCCCAGATGCTCGATCACGCTACCGGATACTTCATGGCGTTCGGCGCCATGATGGCCAAGGCCCGCCAGGCGCGCGAGGGCGGCAGCTGGCATGTCCGGGTGTCGCTGGCGCAAACCGGGCGCTGGCTGTGGAATCTCGGCCGCCTCGAAGGGGGCCTTGCCACAGAGGACCTGAAGGCGGATGCGGTGCTGCCCTTCATCGAGCGGCTTCAGTCCGGTTTTGGCACGCTGAGTTCGGTCCGGCATGCCGCCGTCCTGTCGCGTACCCCGGCCCACTGGTCCCGCCCGGCCATGCCGCTCGGCAGCCATCCCCCGGAGTTTCCTGCTCCCGAGTTTCCTGCCCCGGAGTTTCCCGGATGA
- a CDS encoding amidohydrolase family protein, with amino-acid sequence MLTRRSMMLASIAAGVTMTSSNAFSKASQPSTPVNFDVPAGACDCHTHIHGDPAKFPFFAGRVYTPEPASPEEMSALHKALHLERVVIVTPSVYGPDNSSTLFGMTARGPTARGVAVIDDKTSESDLDAMQKAGFRGIRLNLATGGVNDPNVGRQRFSAAIERMKARGWHVQLFTSLAMISAIKDLVAAAPVPVVFDHFGGAEAALGTGQPGFDDLLALVKSGKAYVKISGAYRASRLAPDYADAAPLAKALIAANAERIVWGTDWPHPDSVTPQGKKVTDVTPLYQIDDGRLLNQLPVWAPDAAVRKSILVDNPARLYGFT; translated from the coding sequence ATGCTGACGCGACGCAGTATGATGCTGGCTTCCATCGCAGCGGGAGTGACCATGACCAGCAGCAACGCATTTTCCAAGGCATCGCAACCATCGACCCCGGTGAACTTCGACGTGCCTGCCGGTGCCTGCGACTGCCACACCCACATCCATGGCGATCCCGCGAAATTCCCGTTCTTCGCCGGCCGCGTCTACACCCCGGAACCGGCCTCTCCGGAGGAGATGAGCGCGCTGCACAAGGCGCTGCATCTCGAGCGCGTGGTGATTGTGACGCCGAGCGTCTACGGCCCCGACAATTCGTCGACGCTGTTCGGCATGACGGCGCGCGGACCCACGGCGCGCGGCGTCGCTGTGATTGACGACAAGACCAGCGAGAGCGATCTCGACGCCATGCAGAAGGCCGGCTTCCGCGGCATCCGCCTCAACCTCGCGACCGGCGGCGTCAACGATCCCAACGTCGGCCGGCAGCGCTTCTCGGCCGCGATCGAGCGGATGAAGGCGCGCGGCTGGCACGTGCAGCTGTTCACCAGCCTCGCCATGATCTCGGCGATCAAGGACCTGGTCGCGGCAGCGCCGGTCCCCGTGGTGTTCGACCATTTCGGCGGCGCCGAGGCCGCGCTCGGCACGGGCCAACCGGGATTTGACGACCTGCTCGCGCTGGTCAAGTCGGGCAAGGCCTACGTCAAGATTTCCGGCGCCTATCGCGCCTCCAGACTCGCGCCCGACTATGCCGACGCCGCGCCGCTGGCGAAGGCGCTGATCGCGGCCAATGCCGAGCGCATCGTCTGGGGCACCGACTGGCCGCACCCGGATTCGGTGACGCCGCAAGGCAAGAAGGTCACCGACGTCACACCGCTGTACCAGATCGACGACGGCCGCCTGCTCAACCAGCTTCCGGTCTGGGCGCCGGATGCCGCGGTGCGCAAGAGCATCCTGGTCGACAATCCGGCACGGCTCTACGGCTTTACCTGA
- a CDS encoding CusA/CzcA family heavy metal efflux RND transporter: MDRLVALAVNRHYLMVAMFVVVFIGGLLAFKQLNIEAYPDPTPPMVDIVTQSPGLSAEEIERYITIPIETQVAGIKNLKTIRTISLYGLSDVKLQFSFDYTYDEALQQVLNRLSQLAPLPGNVQPGISPTSPIGEIFRYRLKGPPNYSVLDLKTLQDWVLQRRFRAVPGVIDVTGWGGKTKTYEIQVDFNKLVANGLTLPQVLQAVSNANINVGGNTVNIGSQSAVVRGVGLIRSIDDLANTMISQSGGNPVLVRDIGAVTIGEKPRLGIAGIDNDDDIVQGIVLMRRGEQSSPTIARVEQLVNQINNSSILPPGVKIERIYDRKDLIELTTHTVLHNMVVGILLIVLLQWIFLGDLRSALIVGATIPFALFFAVIILVLRGESANLLSVGAIDFGLIVDATVIMVEAIFRRLSQTTALSEDERSHISDDTVMGMKSHAILSAAADVSRSIFFAATIIVAAFLPLFTLGGVEGNIFGPMARTYAYALAGGLLATFTITPALSALILPAHIHETETWIVKKLDALYVPALNWAIANRKIVMAGAAGLVVTTIICVRFLGLEFLPKLEEGNLWIRATLPPTISLQEGNAYVNEMRKLISARPEVVSVVSQHGRPDDGTDAAGFFNAEFFAPLKPAGEWPDTHDKDVLTAQLLAQLQDKFPGVEFNFSQYLQDNVSEAVSGVKGENSIKLYGNDLQALTDTANKIKSVLSTVQGVTDLAVFTSLGQPTVQIDVDRVRAARYGLSPGDINATIKVAVGGDTAGDLYEPGSDRHFPIIVRLAPEYRKSAEAIQNLRIGATNPNGGVTQIPLSEVASIKLISGAAYIYREQQERYLPIKFSVRDRDLGSAILEAQQKVNEQVQLPPGSRIEWVGEFGNLQDAIKRLSIVVPISLVLIAVLLFLNFGSMVDTMLAMSVIPMAIFGGVLGLLISGIPFSVSAAIGFIALFGIAVMDGIIILSQFNQLIDEGYDRMRAVIRTGELQLRPVLMTCVVAGIGLLPAAVSEGIGSQVQKPLAIVVVTGMMLAPLVILITLPVLISYFSRRPKDNVR; this comes from the coding sequence ATGGATCGCCTCGTCGCCCTTGCCGTCAATCGCCACTACTTGATGGTGGCCATGTTCGTGGTCGTCTTCATCGGCGGCCTGCTTGCGTTCAAGCAGCTCAACATCGAGGCCTATCCCGATCCGACCCCGCCGATGGTCGACATCGTGACGCAGAGCCCGGGCCTCTCGGCCGAGGAGATCGAGCGCTACATCACGATCCCGATCGAGACCCAGGTCGCCGGCATCAAGAACCTCAAGACCATCCGCACCATCTCGCTGTACGGCCTCTCCGACGTCAAGCTGCAGTTCTCCTTCGACTACACCTATGACGAGGCGCTGCAGCAGGTGCTGAACCGGCTGTCGCAGCTCGCGCCGCTGCCCGGCAACGTGCAGCCCGGCATCTCCCCGACCAGCCCGATCGGCGAAATCTTCCGCTACCGGCTGAAGGGCCCGCCGAACTACAGCGTGCTCGACCTCAAGACGCTGCAGGACTGGGTGCTGCAACGCCGCTTCCGCGCGGTGCCCGGCGTGATCGACGTCACCGGCTGGGGCGGCAAGACCAAGACCTACGAGATCCAGGTCGACTTCAACAAGCTCGTCGCCAACGGCCTGACGCTGCCGCAGGTGCTGCAAGCGGTTTCCAACGCCAACATCAATGTCGGCGGCAACACCGTGAACATCGGCTCGCAATCGGCCGTGGTGCGCGGCGTCGGCCTGATCCGCTCGATCGACGATCTCGCCAACACCATGATCTCGCAATCGGGCGGCAATCCGGTGCTGGTCAGGGACATCGGCGCCGTCACGATCGGCGAGAAGCCGCGGCTCGGCATCGCCGGCATCGACAATGACGACGACATCGTGCAGGGCATCGTGCTGATGCGCCGCGGCGAGCAGAGCTCGCCGACCATTGCCCGCGTCGAGCAGCTGGTCAACCAGATCAACAATTCCTCGATCCTGCCGCCGGGCGTCAAGATCGAGCGCATCTACGACCGCAAGGATCTGATTGAGCTCACCACCCACACCGTGCTGCACAACATGGTGGTCGGCATCCTGCTGATCGTGCTGTTGCAGTGGATCTTCCTCGGCGATCTCCGCAGCGCGCTGATCGTCGGCGCCACGATCCCGTTCGCGTTGTTCTTCGCCGTGATCATCCTGGTGCTGCGCGGCGAATCCGCCAATCTGCTGTCGGTCGGCGCGATCGATTTCGGCCTGATCGTCGATGCCACCGTGATCATGGTGGAGGCGATCTTCCGCCGGCTGTCGCAGACCACGGCGCTGTCGGAAGACGAGCGGAGCCACATCTCCGACGATACGGTGATGGGCATGAAGAGCCATGCGATCCTGTCGGCGGCGGCCGACGTATCGCGCTCGATCTTCTTCGCCGCGACCATCATCGTCGCCGCGTTCCTGCCGCTGTTCACGCTGGGGGGCGTCGAGGGCAACATCTTCGGGCCGATGGCGCGAACCTATGCCTATGCGTTGGCCGGCGGATTGCTGGCGACGTTCACGATCACGCCGGCGCTGAGCGCGCTCATCCTGCCGGCGCATATTCACGAAACCGAAACCTGGATCGTCAAGAAGCTCGATGCGCTCTACGTTCCGGCGCTGAACTGGGCGATCGCCAACCGCAAGATCGTGATGGCCGGGGCGGCCGGCCTCGTGGTCACGACCATCATCTGCGTTCGGTTCCTCGGCCTCGAATTCCTGCCCAAGCTGGAAGAGGGCAACCTGTGGATCCGCGCCACGCTGCCGCCGACGATCTCGCTGCAGGAAGGCAACGCCTACGTCAACGAGATGCGGAAGCTGATCAGCGCTCGTCCCGAGGTGGTGTCGGTGGTGTCGCAGCACGGCCGCCCCGACGACGGCACCGACGCCGCCGGATTCTTCAATGCCGAATTCTTCGCGCCGCTGAAGCCGGCCGGCGAATGGCCCGACACACACGACAAGGACGTGCTCACCGCGCAATTGCTCGCGCAGTTGCAGGACAAGTTCCCTGGCGTCGAATTCAACTTCTCGCAGTACCTGCAGGACAACGTGTCGGAGGCGGTGTCCGGCGTGAAGGGCGAGAACTCGATCAAGCTCTATGGCAACGATTTGCAGGCGCTGACCGACACCGCCAACAAGATCAAATCGGTGCTGTCGACCGTGCAGGGCGTCACCGACCTCGCAGTGTTCACCTCGCTCGGCCAGCCGACCGTCCAGATCGACGTCGACCGGGTGCGGGCGGCGCGCTACGGCCTGTCCCCGGGCGACATCAACGCCACGATCAAGGTCGCCGTCGGCGGCGACACCGCGGGCGATCTCTATGAACCTGGCAGCGACCGGCACTTTCCGATCATCGTCCGCCTTGCGCCGGAATATCGCAAGAGCGCGGAGGCGATCCAGAACCTGCGGATCGGGGCAACGAATCCGAATGGCGGGGTCACGCAGATCCCCCTGAGCGAGGTCGCCTCGATCAAGCTGATTTCGGGCGCGGCCTACATCTATCGCGAGCAGCAGGAGCGCTATCTGCCGATCAAGTTCTCGGTGCGTGACCGCGACCTCGGCAGCGCGATCCTGGAGGCGCAGCAGAAGGTCAACGAGCAGGTCCAGTTGCCACCCGGCTCGCGTATCGAATGGGTGGGCGAGTTCGGCAATTTGCAGGACGCGATCAAGCGGCTGTCGATCGTGGTGCCGATCAGCCTCGTGCTGATCGCGGTGCTGCTGTTCCTCAATTTCGGCTCGATGGTCGACACCATGCTCGCGATGAGCGTGATCCCGATGGCGATCTTCGGCGGTGTGCTCGGGCTCTTGATCTCGGGCATTCCGTTCAGCGTGTCGGCGGCGATCGGCTTCATCGCGCTGTTCGGTATCGCCGTGATGGACGGCATCATCATCCTGTCGCAGTTCAACCAGCTGATCGACGAGGGCTATGACCGGATGCGCGCGGTGATCCGTACCGGCGAGCTGCAGCTTCGTCCGGTGTTGATGACCTGCGTCGTCGCCGGCATTGGCCTGTTGCCGGCGGCGGTGTCGGAGGGCATTGGCTCGCAGGTGCAGAAGCCGCTCGCCATCGTCGTCGTCACCGGCATGATGCTGGCGCCGCTGGTGATCCTGATCACGCTGCCGGTGCTGATCTCCTACTTCTCGCGCCGGCCGAAGGACAACGTCAGGTAA